The Pseudomonas sp. HOU2 DNA window GTTTCACTGAAAAACCACGCGGTGACGGCGGCTGGATCAATGGCGGGTTTTTTGTCCTGTCGCCAAAAGTGTTGCCGTATATCGCGGGTGATGAAACCACCTGGGAGGCTGAGCCATTGGCACGGCTGGCCCAGGATGAACAGCTCAAGGCGTTCGAGCACGACGGCTTCTGGCAACCCATGGACACCCTGCGCGACAAAAACCACCTCGAAGCGCTGTGGCAGAGCGGGGAGGCCCCATGGAAGCAATGGGCCTGAGTGCGGATTTCTGGCGTGGCAAGCGCGTCCTGATTACCGGCCACACCGGTTTCAAAGGCAGCTGGCTGACCCTGTGGCTGCAAAGCCTCGGCGCGCACGTCAGCGGTTTCTCGCTGGATCCGTCAACCGAACCAAGCCTGTATGAACTGGCACGGGTTCACGAAGGGATCAACGATCAGCGCGGCGACCTGCGCGATCTCGGCGCGTTGCTGGAGATCATCGCCGACACCGAGCCGGAAATCGTCCTGCACTTGGCCGCGCAGCCGCTGGTGCGTGAAGGTTATCGCGATCCGCTGGGCACTTATTCCAGCAATGTCATGGGCACGCTGAACCTGCTCGAAGCGATTCGTCAGGTCGGTTGCGTGCGCGCCTGCGTGCTGGTGACCACCGACAAGGTCTACGCCAACAAGGAATGGCTGTGGCCGTACCGCGAAGACGAAGCCCTCGGCGGTCACGATCCTTACAGCAGCAGCAAGGCTTGCTGCGAACTGTTGGCGCAGTCTTATGCGGCGTCGTTTTTCCCGGCCGACAAGTACGCCGAGCACGGTCTGGCCCTGGCCACCGCGCGCGCCGGCAACGTGCTGGGTGGCGGCGACTTCGCCCCTGAACGGCTGATTCCCGACGTGCTCAAAGCCTGGACTGCCGACGAGCCGGTGACCCTGCGTTATCCGCAAGCCGTGCGCCCGTGGCAGCACGCGCTGGAACCGCTGGCTGGTTACCTGCAACTGGCTGCCGGCCTCTACGAGCAAGGCCCGGAATACGCCGGGGCGTGGAACTTCGGACCCGGCGAGGCGGACATGTGCAGCGTCGGCGAAGTGGTCGAGCTGCTCGCCAGTCGCTGGCCGCAGGCACGCGGTCTGCGCATCGAAAAAAGTGAATTGCACGAAGCTGGCCTGCTGCGCCTCGACAGTAGTCGCGCCCGTCAGGTGCTCGGCTGGCAGCCACGCTGGACCTTGCAGCAATGCCTGACCCAGACCCTCGACTGGCATCTGGCGTGGCAGAACGGCGATGACATGCGCACCGTGACCCTCGGCCAACTGAACCTGTACCGGGGCGCGCTGTGAGCGAGTTTTCCTTGAAACAATTGCCGCTGGCCGGGCTGTTCAGCGTGCAGCACAAACGCTTCGAAGATCAGCGCGGGCATTTCGCCCGGCTGTTCTGCGAGGGCAGCCTGAGTGCGTTCGGCAGCGAATTTCACATCCGCCAGATCAACCACTCCTGCACTCGCGAGAAGGGCAGTGTGCGCGGTCTGCATTACCAGAACGCCAACGCCCCGGAAGCCAAGCTGATCACCTGCCTGCGCGGTGAAGTGTGGGACGTGGCGGTGGATCTGCGTCCTGACTCCGAGACCTTTCTGCACTGGCACGCCGAGCACCTCAAGGCTGGCGACGGTCGCAGCCTGTTGATTCCGGCCGGCTTCGCCCATGGTTTCCAGACCCTCACCGACGACGCCGAACTGCTTTACCTGCACAGCGCCGATTACGCGCCGGAGCATGAGGGCGGGCTGTCGGTGAACGATCCACGGCTGGCGATTGCCTGGCCGTTGCCTGTCAATAATTTGTCAGCGCGTGATTCCAGCCATCCTGCGCTAGATCAACACTTTGCCGGAGTGCGTTTATGAACTGCCGTGGGTGCGCCGCACCGCTGAGCCTGCCGCTGATCGACCTCGGCACCTCGCCGCCATCCAACGCCTATGTGCACGCCGATCGGCTGGAACAGGCCGAACAATGGGTGCCGCTCAAGGTTGCCGTTTGCCAGCAATGCTGGCTGGTGCAGACCGAGGATTACACCCGTGCCGACAGCCTGTTCGATGCCGAATACGCCTACTTCAGTTCGTTTTCCAGCACCTGGCTGGCCCACGCCGAGCGCTATGTCGCCGAGATGGTCGAGCGCTTTGCGCTGAACGCCGACAGCCGCGTGGTCGAAGTGGCGGCCAACGACGGCTACCTGCTGCAGTACGTCGCTGCTCGCGGTATTCCGTGCCTGGGTGTCGAGCCGACCCGCAGCACCGCGCAAGCGGCGCGGGAAAAAGGCCTGCAGATTCGTGAAGTGTTTTTCGGCCGCGACAGCGCTGCGCAGTTGTATAGCGAAGGTTGGGGCGCCGACCTGATGGCGGCCAACAACGTGCTCGCGCATGTGCCGGACATCAACGATTTCCTTGGTGGTTTCGCCACGCTGCTCAAGCCGACCGGCGTCGCTACCTTCGAATTTCCGCAACTGCTGACGCTGATGGCCGGTGCGCAGTTCGACACGCTGTACCACGAGCACTATTCCTACCTGTCGCTGACTGCCGTGCAGACCCTGTGCGAGCGCAATGGTCTGGAAGTGTTCGACGTCAGTCAGTTGAGCACCCACGGCGGTTCGCTGCGGGTGTTCGTGCAACGCAAGGACGGTGAGCGTCGTGCGGTGCAGCCGGCGGTGCAGCAACAACTGCAGGCCGAACTCGATGCCGGGGTGAAAACCCCTGAGTACTACGCGACCCTCGCGCCGGCAGCCGAACGCATCAAGCATGAACTGCTGCGCTTCCTGTTGCAGGCCAAGGCCGACGGCAAGCGTGTGGTCGGTTACGGCGCGGCGGCCAAGGGCAACACCTTGCTCAACTACGCCGGGGTCAAACCGGATCTGCTGGCCTGGGTGGCCGATGCCAACCCGCACAAGCAGGGCAAATTTCTGCCGGGCAGTCGTATCCCGATTGTTGCGCCGGCGCAGATCGATATTGAACAACCGGATTACGTGCTGGTGCTGCCGTGGAACCTGCTGCACGAAGTCAGTCAGCAACTGGCGCAGGTGCGCCAGTGGGACGGGCGCTTCGTGATCGCCGTGCCTGAGATGAAAGTCCTGTGAACGTCCTGGTTACCGGGGCCACTGGTTTCGTCGGCCGGCATCTGGTCGCGGCGTTGCTGGCGCGTGGCTGCGCCGTTCGCGCGGTGGCACGCAATATAGATACGG harbors:
- the rfbC gene encoding dTDP-4-dehydrorhamnose 3,5-epimerase; its protein translation is MSEFSLKQLPLAGLFSVQHKRFEDQRGHFARLFCEGSLSAFGSEFHIRQINHSCTREKGSVRGLHYQNANAPEAKLITCLRGEVWDVAVDLRPDSETFLHWHAEHLKAGDGRSLLIPAGFAHGFQTLTDDAELLYLHSADYAPEHEGGLSVNDPRLAIAWPLPVNNLSARDSSHPALDQHFAGVRL
- a CDS encoding class I SAM-dependent methyltransferase translates to MNCRGCAAPLSLPLIDLGTSPPSNAYVHADRLEQAEQWVPLKVAVCQQCWLVQTEDYTRADSLFDAEYAYFSSFSSTWLAHAERYVAEMVERFALNADSRVVEVAANDGYLLQYVAARGIPCLGVEPTRSTAQAAREKGLQIREVFFGRDSAAQLYSEGWGADLMAANNVLAHVPDINDFLGGFATLLKPTGVATFEFPQLLTLMAGAQFDTLYHEHYSYLSLTAVQTLCERNGLEVFDVSQLSTHGGSLRVFVQRKDGERRAVQPAVQQQLQAELDAGVKTPEYYATLAPAAERIKHELLRFLLQAKADGKRVVGYGAAAKGNTLLNYAGVKPDLLAWVADANPHKQGKFLPGSRIPIVAPAQIDIEQPDYVLVLPWNLLHEVSQQLAQVRQWDGRFVIAVPEMKVL
- the rfbG gene encoding CDP-glucose 4,6-dehydratase, which codes for MEAMGLSADFWRGKRVLITGHTGFKGSWLTLWLQSLGAHVSGFSLDPSTEPSLYELARVHEGINDQRGDLRDLGALLEIIADTEPEIVLHLAAQPLVREGYRDPLGTYSSNVMGTLNLLEAIRQVGCVRACVLVTTDKVYANKEWLWPYREDEALGGHDPYSSSKACCELLAQSYAASFFPADKYAEHGLALATARAGNVLGGGDFAPERLIPDVLKAWTADEPVTLRYPQAVRPWQHALEPLAGYLQLAAGLYEQGPEYAGAWNFGPGEADMCSVGEVVELLASRWPQARGLRIEKSELHEAGLLRLDSSRARQVLGWQPRWTLQQCLTQTLDWHLAWQNGDDMRTVTLGQLNLYRGAL